Proteins encoded in a region of the Candidatus Omnitrophota bacterium genome:
- a CDS encoding OmpA family protein — protein MRRFLSKFSLMCMVALLSFSVAGCTVVFQKGRSSDIQKISSLKRELTNIERAKRELENKLRNEIDDRQVSVEMLERGLVITFVSEVLFDSGKANLRSDSLGKLDKVASVLMTTVKDLNVGVEGYTDNVPIKYSGWKSNWELSSARAMNVLHYLVDNEGVSPERLSATGYGEFRPIASNETKEGRQANRRVEIVILPNTIKEKSSVKVIEENLK, from the coding sequence ATGCGTAGATTTTTATCAAAATTTAGTTTAATGTGCATGGTTGCTTTATTAAGTTTTAGTGTTGCTGGATGTACTGTTGTTTTCCAAAAAGGAAGATCTAGTGATATTCAAAAAATATCAAGCCTAAAGCGAGAACTTACTAATATTGAGCGAGCTAAGAGAGAGCTTGAGAATAAACTTAGGAACGAAATCGATGATCGCCAGGTGTCGGTTGAAATGCTTGAGCGTGGCTTAGTTATTACATTTGTTTCAGAAGTTTTATTTGATTCTGGAAAGGCAAATCTTAGGTCGGATTCATTAGGAAAATTAGATAAAGTTGCTAGTGTTTTGATGACAACGGTTAAAGATCTTAACGTTGGAGTTGAAGGATATACTGACAATGTTCCTATTAAATATTCTGGCTGGAAATCAAATTGGGAACTTTCTTCAGCGCGGGCAATGAATGTTTTGCATTACCTTGTTGATAATGAAGGAGTTAGCCCAGAACGTTTATCAGCGACAGGTTATGGTGAATTTCGCCCAATTGCTTCAAATGAAACAAAAGAAGGACGACAAGCAAACCGACGCGTTGAGATTGTTATTTTGCCAAATACAATTAAGGAAAAAAGCTCGGTTAAAGTTATTGAAGAAAATTTAAAATAA
- a CDS encoding adenylosuccinate synthase, giving the protein MNIVVGGAQWGDEGKGKLIDILSEKTDITARYQGGNNAGHTVVVGDKQYVFHLIPSAILREDKICVIGNGVVIDPKALLSEMEELKAQKVNVSAKRLKIAANAHVILPYHRILDGLRESKRKNKIGTTGRGIGPCYADKVTRCGIRMIDLLNPKVLKAKLEDNLLEKNEIFKKVYGQKSFPFGNIYKEYLAYGEKLRDYVCDTALFLNKAIDSKKTVLFEGAQGTFLDIDFGTYPFVTSSNSIAGGVSAGTGVAPTKIDRMISAVKAYTTRVGEGPFPTEFSTHLKDDIRVKGKEFGATTGRARRCGWFDSVLVRYAVMINGTTELAIMKLDVLDELKKIKVCVGYRYKGKVIKDFPLDLEVLQNVKPIYKELDGWQKPISGIRKFNKLPENARKYINFLEEILEARIKYISIGSKRDEIIVR; this is encoded by the coding sequence ATGAATATTGTTGTTGGCGGGGCCCAGTGGGGAGATGAAGGCAAAGGAAAATTAATTGATATTTTATCTGAAAAAACAGATATTACAGCAAGGTATCAAGGTGGAAACAATGCTGGTCATACGGTTGTCGTTGGCGACAAGCAGTATGTATTTCATTTGATCCCATCTGCTATTTTAAGAGAAGATAAAATTTGCGTGATTGGAAATGGGGTTGTAATTGACCCTAAAGCACTATTGTCTGAGATGGAAGAACTTAAGGCGCAAAAAGTAAATGTTAGTGCTAAACGCTTAAAAATTGCAGCCAATGCGCATGTGATTTTACCGTATCATCGCATTTTAGATGGGTTGCGCGAATCTAAGCGAAAAAATAAGATTGGAACAACCGGTCGTGGGATTGGTCCTTGCTATGCGGACAAAGTTACGCGTTGTGGTATTCGTATGATTGATTTGTTAAATCCAAAAGTTTTAAAGGCAAAGCTTGAGGATAATTTACTAGAAAAAAATGAAATCTTTAAGAAAGTTTATGGGCAAAAAAGTTTTCCATTTGGAAACATTTATAAAGAATATCTGGCCTACGGGGAGAAGTTACGTGATTATGTTTGCGATACAGCGTTATTCCTAAATAAGGCCATCGATTCAAAAAAGACTGTGTTGTTTGAAGGGGCACAGGGAACTTTTTTGGATATTGATTTTGGAACATATCCGTTTGTAACATCTTCAAATTCAATTGCAGGAGGGGTGAGCGCTGGAACAGGAGTAGCTCCAACAAAAATTGATCGGATGATTTCAGCAGTTAAGGCTTATACGACACGTGTTGGTGAGGGGCCTTTTCCGACTGAGTTTTCAACACATCTTAAGGACGATATTCGGGTTAAGGGTAAAGAATTTGGAGCGACGACAGGCCGCGCTAGACGATGTGGGTGGTTTGATAGCGTTTTGGTGCGTTACGCTGTGATGATTAACGGAACCACGGAGTTAGCGATTATGAAGTTGGATGTCTTAGATGAGTTAAAGAAAATTAAGGTTTGCGTCGGATATAGATACAAGGGGAAGGTGATTAAAGATTTTCCGCTAGATTTGGAGGTTCTTCAAAACGTTAAGCCTATTTACAAAGAATTGGATGGATGGCAGAAGCCAATTAGCGGAATTAGAAAATTTAATAAATTACCTGAAAATGCTAGAAAATATATTAATTTTCTTGAAGAAATATTAGAAGCGCGCATTAAGTATATTTCAATCGGGTCTAAAAGAGACGAGATTATTGTTCGTTAG
- a CDS encoding CpaF family protein, translating to MNLDRIRNLVQQHLITKTDFLSVKDKLDEDQLRIQTKNAIDFVCAQNEIVLMDEEKGILIREMVSSVISLGPLRPLMEDDTITEIMINGPSAIYLQRNGKIELSDVKFSDTKELMHTIQKILSASSSGRRVDESSPYVDFSFPDGSRVNIILPPVSLVGPVLTIRKFSSQIETLDDLLKLGTLSPEMGEFLVGAIKAKLNIIFSGATGTGKTTALNVLSKYIPEQERIITIEDTAELGLKQQHVVRLQAKSSNIEGKGAVSIRDLFVNSLRMRPDRIIIGEVRGSEALDLIQSISSGHSGSLAIVHGDSPRDCYNRLVTMLLMSGIHLSVDEIRRQIVSAIDLIVHTELFIDGKRRITHITDLQYGKESDEVLFENIFYYKQEKVTDDGKVLGNWFVKKRKPSFYSKFVKRNIKLTQNFFE from the coding sequence ATGAATCTCGATAGAATTAGAAATCTTGTTCAGCAGCACTTAATCACAAAAACAGATTTTTTATCTGTTAAAGATAAATTGGATGAAGATCAGCTGCGAATACAGACAAAGAATGCGATTGATTTTGTTTGTGCTCAAAATGAAATTGTACTTATGGATGAAGAAAAGGGAATTTTGATTCGTGAGATGGTGAGCTCTGTTATTAGTCTTGGACCATTACGTCCTTTGATGGAAGATGATACTATCACGGAAATTATGATTAACGGGCCAAGTGCGATTTATCTTCAAAGAAATGGAAAGATTGAGCTTAGTGATGTTAAGTTTTCTGATACAAAAGAATTGATGCATACAATTCAGAAAATTTTATCGGCATCAAGCTCTGGAAGACGTGTTGATGAGTCTTCGCCATATGTTGATTTTTCGTTTCCTGATGGGTCAAGGGTTAATATTATTTTGCCTCCTGTTTCTTTAGTTGGTCCAGTTTTGACGATTCGAAAATTTTCTTCTCAAATCGAGACTTTAGATGACCTTTTAAAATTAGGTACGCTAAGCCCTGAGATGGGGGAATTTTTAGTTGGCGCAATTAAGGCAAAGCTTAATATTATTTTTTCTGGAGCGACTGGAACAGGAAAGACAACTGCGCTTAACGTGCTCTCAAAATATATTCCAGAGCAAGAGCGTATTATCACAATTGAAGATACGGCAGAGCTTGGACTTAAGCAGCAACACGTTGTTCGTCTTCAAGCAAAATCATCAAATATTGAGGGAAAAGGGGCTGTGAGTATTCGAGATCTATTCGTTAATTCCCTTCGCATGAGACCTGATAGAATCATTATTGGTGAGGTCCGTGGGTCAGAGGCTTTGGATTTGATTCAATCGATTAGCAGTGGTCATTCGGGTTCGCTTGCGATTGTTCATGGTGATTCTCCTCGAGATTGTTATAATCGACTTGTGACAATGCTTTTGATGAGCGGTATTCATTTAAGCGTTGATGAAATTCGACGTCAAATTGTTAGTGCGATTGATTTAATTGTTCATACAGAGCTTTTTATTGACGGGAAAAGACGAATAACACATATTACAGATTTGCAGTATGGCAAGGAATCAGACGAAGTTTTATTTGAGAATATTTTTTATTATAAACAAGAAAAGGTTACTGATGACGGGAAAGTGCTTGGCAATTGGTTTGTGAAGAAGCGTAAACCGTCGTTTTATAGCAAATTTGTTAAACGTAATATTAAATTAACACAAAACTTTTTTGAATAA
- a CDS encoding isoprenyl transferase: MNKAKIPQHVAIIMDGNGRWAKSKRMPRSYGHLNGVKRVDEIVAASNQIGIKVLTLFAFSSENWKRPRAEVSMLMKMLASNLDKKAKELHRLGICFRVMGRSEGVPDIVLKSLEGAEKKTQGNKGMILNLAFNYGARQEMVDAVCKIVMDVKKEKIKIKEIDEKVISDALYTKDIPDPDLLIRTSGEMRISNFLLWQLSYSELYFTKKYWPEFTEKEFQKAIRDFQSRQRRYGASKPKKR, translated from the coding sequence ATGAATAAAGCAAAAATACCTCAGCACGTGGCAATTATTATGGATGGTAACGGGCGTTGGGCAAAAAGTAAGCGGATGCCACGTTCTTATGGCCATCTTAATGGAGTTAAGCGTGTTGATGAGATCGTTGCGGCATCGAATCAGATAGGAATAAAAGTGTTAACGTTGTTTGCTTTTTCATCTGAGAATTGGAAAAGACCGAGAGCTGAAGTTTCGATGTTGATGAAAATGTTAGCTTCGAATCTTGACAAGAAAGCTAAAGAGCTTCACCGTTTGGGGATTTGTTTTAGGGTAATGGGGCGAAGCGAAGGTGTTCCAGATATTGTTTTAAAAAGTTTAGAGGGAGCAGAAAAAAAGACCCAAGGAAATAAGGGCATGATATTAAATTTAGCATTTAATTATGGCGCACGGCAAGAAATGGTTGATGCGGTTTGCAAGATTGTAATGGATGTTAAAAAAGAAAAAATAAAAATTAAGGAAATTGATGAAAAAGTCATATCTGATGCGCTTTATACAAAAGATATACCGGACCCAGATTTATTGATTCGAACTTCTGGAGAGATGCGTATTAGCAATTTTCTTCTTTGGCAATTGTCTTATAGTGAGCTTTATTTTACAAAGAAATATTGGCCTGAGTTTACAGAGAAAGAATTTCAAAAAGCAATTCGTGATTTTCAGAGTCGTCAACGACGCTATGGAGCGTCTAAACCAAAGAAAAGGTAA
- a CDS encoding phosphatidate cytidylyltransferase encodes MSLKRVLSSMVMILLTTLAVVNKWFFIALVVFLTVGGLYEFFYLIKKKGIPIYSYVGIFIGVLIPISIFTRFELTKNWELLFIVIGLLSLLFLQFAREDNENAIIGISTTLFGVLYVSWFFSFLVKIRFMIPGANGVKLVGFIVIVTKAADIGALFIGSKFGKYPLLPRVSPNKSIEGLIGSLAFSGIAALLAQSFLPAALNYTVMQIVLIGVFFGSIGQLGDLSESMIKRDCNVKDSGKLLPGLGGILDVIDSLLFSAPAFYLYMSAALNTI; translated from the coding sequence ATGTCTTTAAAGCGAGTTTTAAGTTCGATGGTCATGATTTTATTAACGACTTTGGCTGTTGTTAATAAATGGTTTTTTATTGCACTTGTTGTTTTCTTGACAGTCGGCGGTCTTTATGAATTCTTTTATTTAATTAAGAAAAAGGGAATTCCTATTTATAGCTATGTTGGAATCTTTATCGGCGTTCTTATTCCAATCTCAATTTTTACAAGATTCGAGCTTACAAAGAATTGGGAGCTTTTGTTTATTGTTATTGGGCTGCTATCACTTTTATTTTTACAATTTGCACGGGAAGATAACGAAAATGCCATTATTGGAATATCAACAACATTGTTTGGTGTTTTATATGTTTCTTGGTTTTTCAGTTTTTTGGTTAAAATTCGTTTTATGATTCCTGGAGCTAATGGGGTGAAGTTAGTTGGGTTTATTGTTATTGTCACAAAAGCTGCGGACATTGGTGCGTTGTTTATTGGAAGTAAATTTGGCAAATATCCGCTTTTGCCTCGTGTTAGTCCTAATAAATCGATTGAGGGATTGATTGGAAGCTTGGCTTTTAGTGGGATTGCGGCTCTTTTGGCGCAATCGTTTTTGCCAGCGGCATTAAACTACACAGTTATGCAGATTGTCTTGATTGGTGTATTTTTTGGCTCTATTGGTCAGCTGGGAGATCTTTCTGAGTCTATGATTAAGCGTGATTGCAACGTGAAGGATTCTGGGAAATTGCTTCCGGGCTTAGGCGGTATTTTGGACGTGATTGACAGCCTTTTGTTTTCGGCTCCGGCTTTTTATTTATATATGAGCGCAGCTCTGAATACGATATAG
- the nusA gene encoding transcription termination factor NusA has translation MDSELLVILDQIERDKGINKEILIEAVETAVTSAARKIWTIDKEKEIQVVLDRKTGKLMAYADGEEIKSKDFGRIAAQTAKQVVIQKIREAEKDVIYNEYYARIGQIVNGSVYRIDKGNIIVDLAKTEGFIPKSEQSSKEEFKQGDRVRAYVLDVRRESKGPQIVLSRSHPNFVKRLFEIEVPEIYDGIVEVKAIARDAGERTKIAVYSKEEKVDCVGACVGMRGSRVKSVVTELHGEKIDIVRYAEDSRMYIQAALSPAEILEMYLNAEGKRADVVVPDDQLSIAIGRHGQNIRLAGQLLGWQLEVFSEEQWKEHSTKLPQKATESIVQDQGLSIADLTGVGDKAIVALNEKGFLTLKQIAESSAEELSQIKGLGKVKAENMIKEAKKFTKQKKKKG, from the coding sequence ATGGATAGTGAATTATTGGTTATTTTAGATCAGATTGAACGGGACAAAGGAATTAATAAAGAGATTTTGATCGAGGCGGTTGAGACTGCGGTTACATCGGCTGCTCGCAAAATTTGGACGATTGATAAAGAAAAAGAGATTCAGGTTGTTTTGGACCGAAAAACAGGAAAGCTAATGGCGTATGCTGATGGCGAAGAGATCAAATCTAAAGATTTCGGACGTATTGCTGCCCAGACAGCAAAGCAAGTTGTTATTCAGAAGATTCGAGAGGCAGAAAAAGATGTTATTTACAATGAATACTATGCGCGTATTGGTCAGATTGTCAATGGAAGCGTATATCGTATTGATAAAGGAAATATTATTGTTGACTTAGCTAAAACAGAAGGATTTATTCCAAAAAGCGAGCAATCAAGTAAAGAAGAGTTTAAACAAGGGGATCGCGTTCGTGCCTATGTGTTGGATGTTCGTCGAGAAAGTAAAGGTCCACAGATTGTCTTGTCTCGCTCACATCCAAATTTTGTTAAACGGCTTTTTGAGATAGAAGTTCCTGAGATTTATGACGGAATTGTTGAGGTTAAGGCTATTGCGCGTGACGCTGGAGAGCGGACTAAAATTGCTGTTTATTCAAAAGAGGAAAAAGTGGATTGTGTTGGCGCCTGTGTTGGGATGAGAGGATCTCGCGTCAAGAGTGTTGTTACTGAATTGCATGGCGAAAAAATTGACATTGTTCGGTATGCAGAAGATAGTCGAATGTATATTCAGGCGGCTCTTTCTCCCGCTGAAATTTTAGAGATGTATTTAAATGCGGAAGGAAAGAGAGCCGATGTTGTTGTTCCGGATGATCAGCTTTCAATAGCGATAGGAAGGCATGGACAGAATATTCGTCTTGCCGGACAGCTTCTTGGTTGGCAGCTAGAGGTTTTTTCTGAGGAGCAATGGAAAGAGCATTCGACAAAGTTACCGCAAAAGGCAACAGAGTCGATTGTTCAAGATCAAGGTCTTTCTATTGCCGATTTAACCGGTGTTGGGGATAAGGCTATTGTTGCACTTAATGAAAAAGGTTTTTTAACTTTAAAGCAAATTGCGGAAAGTTCTGCTGAGGAGCTTTCGCAGATTAAAGGGCTTGGGAAAGTTAAGGCAGAAAATATGATTAAGGAAGCAAAGAAATTTACTAAACAAAAAAAGAAAAAAGGATAG
- the rseP gene encoding RIP metalloprotease RseP — translation MGTLVFIIVLSILVIVHEMGHFIVAKSLGIKVERFAIGFGPKIFGKILRDTEFLVCLIPLGGYVKMAGDEREECKGEKEEFYSKAVGLRSLVVIAGPVVNYIFAFLCFCIVFFAGYPAVTTQIGELVDDYPAMQAGFAVNDKILSIDSNQMNSWEDVQKYISNSKGAELDVLVMRGNKKKNISLAPISMASENIFGQKIESRVVGIRSKEEIVLLRYGVVESIAKAAEKLKDITFTTYKALYLMVTGAMSAKDAVTGPIGIFYIIKKAASMGFSYVMYIMAVISASLAIFNLLPFPVLDGGHLLLFGIEKIKGKPLSRRVDEIINRIGFSLIICLAVFVFYTDFVRYGIFDKIVQFWHYLGF, via the coding sequence ATGGGAACATTAGTATTTATTATTGTTTTGAGTATTTTGGTTATTGTCCATGAAATGGGGCACTTTATTGTAGCGAAATCTTTAGGAATTAAAGTCGAGCGTTTTGCGATTGGTTTTGGTCCAAAGATCTTTGGAAAAATATTAAGGGATACAGAGTTTTTGGTCTGCCTGATTCCTTTAGGCGGTTATGTTAAAATGGCAGGTGATGAACGAGAAGAATGTAAAGGTGAGAAAGAGGAATTTTATTCTAAGGCCGTCGGATTAAGATCGCTGGTTGTTATTGCAGGGCCGGTTGTTAATTATATTTTTGCTTTTCTATGTTTTTGTATTGTATTTTTTGCTGGGTATCCTGCGGTGACAACACAAATAGGAGAGTTAGTTGATGATTATCCTGCGATGCAAGCAGGTTTTGCTGTTAATGATAAAATTTTATCAATTGATTCGAATCAAATGAATAGCTGGGAAGATGTTCAGAAATACATTTCAAATTCTAAGGGTGCAGAGCTTGATGTGCTTGTAATGAGAGGAAACAAAAAAAAGAATATTTCCCTAGCTCCTATTTCGATGGCATCAGAAAATATTTTTGGTCAAAAAATTGAATCGCGCGTTGTTGGAATCAGATCAAAAGAAGAGATTGTTTTGTTGCGTTATGGTGTTGTTGAATCAATTGCAAAGGCTGCAGAAAAACTAAAAGATATTACATTTACGACTTATAAAGCTCTTTATTTGATGGTTACTGGAGCGATGTCTGCTAAAGATGCTGTGACTGGCCCTATTGGAATATTTTATATTATTAAAAAAGCAGCGAGCATGGGCTTTTCTTATGTCATGTATATTATGGCAGTGATATCAGCAAGTTTGGCTATTTTTAATTTATTGCCATTTCCTGTTTTAGATGGAGGGCATCTGCTTTTATTCGGAATTGAAAAAATAAAAGGAAAGCCGTTATCTCGAAGGGTTGATGAGATTATCAATCGTATTGGATTTAGCCTTATTATTTGCTTGGCTGTATTTGTTTTTTATACAGATTTTGTTCGTTATGGAATATTTGATAAGATTGTTCAGTTTTGGCATTATTTAGGATTTTAA
- the proS gene encoding proline--tRNA ligase produces the protein MRWSKFFIPTLKETPIGTEAISHQLLLRAGLVQMLTSGVYCYLPLGLRVLRRIEKIINEEMNRIGACELFLSCLQPMDLWKKTGRDETLKDVMIKFEDKKGRAMCLGPTHEEVITDLVKNHIQSYRQLPVVLYQIQTKFRDEMRPRFGIVRACEFIMKDAYSFDRDMEGLQKNYNLMYDAYQKIFARCGLDVVIVAADSGAMGGDVSHEFMIPAEIGEDQVFCCSACGNALGVNEADEKMVCPKCKKEKLKKTPAIEIGHIFQLGTKYSKALDVSFVDDKGKKQTVIMGCYGIGVSRLIATIIEKNNDDAGILWPKEVAPFDVEILPLQTADKDVMDAAEQYYEAFEKLGIDALIDDRDESPGRKFKDSDLIGILIKVVIGKRTLADNKVEIKNRQTGEAFEIDRDAVLSKIQEMVR, from the coding sequence ATGCGTTGGTCAAAATTTTTTATACCGACATTAAAGGAAACTCCGATAGGGACAGAAGCGATCAGCCATCAACTTTTGCTGCGCGCAGGTCTCGTGCAGATGCTCACCTCAGGTGTTTATTGTTATTTGCCTTTGGGCTTAAGAGTTTTAAGACGAATTGAAAAAATTATTAATGAAGAGATGAATAGGATTGGTGCATGCGAGCTTTTTCTTTCTTGTCTTCAGCCAATGGATTTATGGAAGAAAACCGGACGAGACGAAACTTTAAAAGATGTTATGATCAAGTTTGAAGACAAAAAAGGGCGCGCGATGTGTTTAGGGCCGACACACGAAGAGGTTATTACAGATTTGGTTAAGAACCACATTCAGTCCTATAGGCAGCTTCCCGTTGTTCTTTACCAGATTCAGACAAAGTTTAGAGATGAGATGAGACCAAGATTTGGAATTGTTCGGGCATGTGAATTTATTATGAAAGATGCCTATAGCTTTGATCGAGATATGGAGGGTTTGCAAAAGAATTATAATTTAATGTATGATGCATATCAAAAGATATTTGCACGTTGCGGGCTTGATGTTGTGATTGTTGCTGCAGATTCAGGTGCTATGGGGGGAGATGTTTCACACGAGTTTATGATTCCTGCAGAGATTGGGGAAGATCAAGTTTTTTGCTGTTCGGCTTGTGGTAATGCTTTGGGTGTTAATGAAGCAGATGAAAAAATGGTTTGTCCAAAATGTAAAAAAGAAAAACTCAAGAAGACACCTGCTATCGAGATTGGGCATATTTTTCAGCTTGGGACAAAATATAGCAAAGCATTAGATGTTTCTTTTGTCGATGATAAAGGCAAGAAACAAACGGTCATTATGGGTTGTTATGGAATAGGGGTGAGTCGTTTGATTGCAACGATTATTGAGAAAAATAATGATGATGCTGGAATCCTGTGGCCTAAAGAGGTGGCTCCTTTTGATGTAGAAATTTTGCCACTTCAGACAGCGGATAAAGATGTTATGGACGCGGCGGAACAATATTACGAGGCATTTGAGAAATTAGGCATTGATGCTTTGATAGATGATCGTGATGAGAGTCCGGGACGAAAGTTTAAGGATTCTGATTTGATTGGAATTCTAATTAAGGTTGTTATCGGAAAGCGAACATTGGCCGATAATAAAGTTGAGATTAAGAATAGACAAACAGGCGAAGCGTTCGAAATTGATCGAGATGCTGTTTTGTCCAAAATTCAAGAAATGGTTAGATAA
- a CDS encoding 1-deoxy-D-xylulose-5-phosphate reductoisomerase, with amino-acid sequence MSLKKIAILGSTGSIGISTLKIVERFPKKFSVVALSAHNNVALLESQIRKFNPKYVALQKEKILDLKKRIYSRGVKIFDVASEIALLVNRPDVDIVILGIQGRAALEPFLEAARCGKIIAPANKEALVMAGDIIMSEARKHKATVIPVDSEQSAIFQCLEGRDKRDLNRVYLTASGGSLKDVNRLEFDQISVKQILAHPRWSMGKKITVDSATLMNKGLEIIEAMRLFNLPAEKIQVLIHPESIIHSMVEFCDGAIIAQLGVTDMRIPIQYALTYPKRVETGLSSLDFIKQKKLTFQKPDFKKFPSLKLCYEVAQKSGSLPSVLNAANEEAVDAFLKQEIKFSQIYKVVQKVVRYHKMIKNPNLKMILESDRWAREQARKEIDR; translated from the coding sequence ATGAGTTTAAAAAAAATTGCCATATTAGGATCAACAGGATCGATTGGAATTAGTACTTTAAAGATTGTTGAGCGCTTTCCAAAGAAGTTTTCTGTTGTTGCACTTAGTGCCCACAATAACGTGGCTCTTCTTGAGAGTCAGATTAGAAAGTTTAATCCTAAATATGTTGCTCTTCAGAAAGAAAAGATTTTAGATTTAAAGAAGCGAATCTATTCTCGAGGCGTTAAAATTTTCGATGTTGCTTCAGAAATCGCATTATTAGTTAATCGTCCGGATGTTGATATTGTTATTTTAGGTATTCAGGGTAGAGCGGCGTTAGAACCTTTTTTAGAAGCTGCTCGTTGTGGAAAAATTATTGCTCCGGCGAATAAAGAAGCATTAGTGATGGCTGGTGATATTATTATGAGTGAGGCCAGAAAGCATAAAGCAACGGTTATTCCTGTAGATAGTGAACAGAGTGCGATTTTTCAGTGTTTGGAAGGGCGAGACAAAAGGGATTTGAATAGGGTATACTTAACAGCTTCAGGTGGTTCTTTGAAAGATGTGAATCGACTTGAGTTTGATCAAATTTCGGTTAAACAAATTTTAGCTCATCCTCGTTGGAGCATGGGAAAAAAGATTACAGTTGATTCTGCGACATTGATGAATAAAGGGTTAGAAATTATTGAAGCGATGCGCTTATTTAATTTGCCTGCTGAAAAGATTCAAGTGTTGATTCATCCGGAATCTATTATTCATTCGATGGTTGAATTTTGCGATGGTGCAATTATTGCACAATTAGGTGTGACAGATATGCGTATTCCAATACAGTATGCACTGACATATCCAAAGAGGGTTGAAACAGGATTATCTTCGTTAGATTTTATTAAGCAGAAGAAATTGACGTTTCAAAAACCAGATTTTAAAAAGTTTCCATCTTTAAAATTATGTTATGAGGTTGCTCAGAAATCTGGAAGCTTACCAAGTGTTTTGAACGCAGCGAATGAAGAGGCGGTTGATGCTTTTTTAAAGCAAGAAATAAAGTTTTCACAGATATATAAAGTTGTTCAAAAAGTTGTTCGATACCATAAAATGATAAAGAATCCTAATTTAAAAATGATTTTAGAATCAGATCGATGGGCGCGTGAACAAGCGAGAAAGGAAATTGATAGGTAA